In Scomber scombrus chromosome 17, fScoSco1.1, whole genome shotgun sequence, the following proteins share a genomic window:
- the il20ra gene encoding interleukin-20 receptor subunit alpha: MWTVFIFLILQALYCTVSSSPPSPINATFSSVNLRNLLQWFPGNGTPDDTLFTVQYAIYGDSVEGSRGRRVHWRAVRHCTEIVRHWCDLTSEMWDQEQGYHARVRAVGRRILSKWVTTRRFDPKSDTSFGPPLFSVEIEENSAIITLKGPMRYLPNNQTPEVSMATLYPHMSYNLSIHNTRRHQMNHFSVFSSLYKHRFMDYDTEYCFSAKTRFLSMPVQCQSSAWHCITTPQDPMIGQLQRVVVGIIVSSVCLCMVLVVGYVLFHYLTGKGQKSPFTLDPPSFHSPPLTFPPENTNLIIITVIKDELPAFFDGDLSKSSYFNKGQLRNVGPPPMYAPQRSETPPEPEELLDDLSVEYGGVGIAPKTTEGGEGEGGDWRHDGNNLRGECHKCVARDTYEKKQCKIEDDRPAGVYASQTKSPQINPKTQTQALLRPFHGASKEEVDREGEDREHSSLHANKNPQTGLFQIPFNLSTKWEGGMEGRTDRKKDEGAGEGSGSENVPLLCDCTCQNIKPTPSSYTHQSHFLSDDYGILRQASAQEEEEGTNCINWDPETRKLVLPEMAFNREEGWEKERGKEDLMGGEEEEKEVKEVKAMKGELRLENVFVRQTSGEEEEAQRRVETAWESNDIMTKWSLVLSDDQ; the protein is encoded by the exons CTATGGGGACAGTGTTGAAGGCAGCAGAGGAAGACGAGTGCACTGGAGGGCTGTGCGACACTGTACAGAAATAGTGCGGCACTGGTGTGATCTGACCAGTGAGATGTGGGATCAGGAGCAGGGGTACCATGCTAGGGTTCGTGCTGTGGGGAGAAGAATATTGTCCAAATGGGTTACAACACGGAGATTTGATCCAAAGTCAGACA CTAGTTTTGGGCCCCCGCTCTTCTCTGTGGAAATTGAGGAGAACAGCGCCATCATAACTCTGAAGGGACCAATGAGATATCTGCCCAACAACCAAACCCCAGAGGTTTCCATGGCAACACTCTACCCCCATATGAGCTACAACCTCTCCATCCACAATACACGTCGTCACCAAATG AACCATTTCTCAGTGTTCTCCAGTCTGTACAAACATCGTTTCATGGACTACGATACAGAGTACTGCTTCTCTGCAAAGACGAGGTTCCTCTCCATGCCTGTTCAGTGCCAATCCTCAGCGTGGCACTGCATAACCACACCTCAAG ATCCTATGATTGGCCAGCTGCAGAGGGTGGTTGTGGGTATTATTGTGTcatctgtgtgcctgtgtatgGTTTTGGTGGTTGGCTACGTTCTCTTTCATTATTTGACGGGGAAAGGACAGAAGAGCCCATTTACCTTG GACCCACCTTCATTTCATTCCCCCCCTCTGACCTTCCCCCCTGAGAATACcaacctcatcatcatcacggTCATCAAAGATGAGCTACCAGCATTCTTTGATGGCGACTTATCGAAGTCTTCGTACTTCAATAAGGGGCAGTTACGTAATGTAGGTCCTCCACCAATGTATGCCCCCCAGAGGTCTGAAACACCCCCAGAGCCTGAGGAACTCTTGGATGATTTGTCTGTTGAATACGGAGGTGTTGGCATAGCTCCTAAGACCACtgagggaggagaaggggaaGGAGGAGACTGGAGGCATGACGGGAATAATCTGAGAGGTGAATGTCACAAATGTGTGGCGAGAGACACTTATGAGAAGAAACAGTGTAAGATTGAGGATGATCGTCCTGCTGGAGTTTACGCTTCTCAGACAAAGTCCCCGCAG ATAAATCCCAAGACCCAAACTCAGGCATTGTTACGGCCTTTTCATGGAGCAAGCAAGGAAGAGGTggacagagagggggaggatAGAGAGCATTCAAGTTTACATGCGAACAAAAACCCACAAACTGGCCTCTTCCAAATCCCTTTTAACCTATCAACAaagtgggagggagggatggaaggaagaacagaCAGGAAAAAAGATGAAGGTGCAGGGGAAGGAAGTGGCAGTGAGAACGTACCCCTTCTATGTGATTGTACCTGTCAAAACATCAAACCCACTCCTAGTTCCTACACCCACCAATCACATTTCTTGTCAGATGACTATGGCATTTTGAGACAGGCTTcagcacaggaggaggaggagggaactAATTGTATTAACTGGGATCCTGAAACTAGGAAACTAGTTTTGCCAGAGATGGCGTTCAACAGGGAGGAAGgttgggagaaagagagaggaaaagaggactTGAtgggaggtgaggaggaggagaaggaggtgaaggaggtgaaGGCGATGAAGGGTGAGTTGAGgttggaaaatgtgtttgtcagaCAAACAtctggggaggaggaggaggcacagAGAAGGGTGGAAACAGCATGGGAGTCGAATGATATTATGACTAAATGGAGTTTAGTGCTCTCAGACGATCAGTAG